The following proteins are encoded in a genomic region of Vicugna pacos chromosome 16, VicPac4, whole genome shotgun sequence:
- the RPL26 gene encoding large ribosomal subunit protein uL24: protein MKFNPFVTSDRSKNRKRHFNAPSHIRRKIMSSPLSKELRQKYNVRSMPIRKDDEVQVVRGHYKGQQIGKVVQVYRKKYVIYIERVQREKANGTTVHVGIHPSKVVITRLKLDKDRKKILERKAKSRQVGKEKGKYKEETIEKMQE, encoded by the exons ATGAAGTTCAATCCCTTCGTGACTTCTGACCGAAGCAAGAACCGTAAAAGGCATTTCAATGCACCTTCCCACATTCGCAGGAAGATTATGTCTTCTCCTCTTTCCAAAGAGCTGAGACAGAAGTACAATGTTCGATCCATGCCCATCCGAAAGGATGATGAAGTTCAG GTTGTACGAGGGCACTACAAAGGGCAACAGATTGGCAAAGTAGTCCAAGTTTACAGGAAGAAATACGTCATCTACATTGAACGAGTGCAGCGGGAGAAGGCAAATGGCACGACCGTCCATGTGGGCATTCACCCCAGCAAG gTGGTTATCACCAGACTAAAACTGGACAAAGACCGCAAAAAGATCCTCGAACGTAAAGCCAAGTCTCGCCAAGTAGGAAAGGAAAAGGgcaaatacaaagaagaaacaattgaaaagatgcaGGAATAA